A DNA window from Hordeum vulgare subsp. vulgare chromosome 1H, MorexV3_pseudomolecules_assembly, whole genome shotgun sequence contains the following coding sequences:
- the LOC123400618 gene encoding protein Rf1, mitochondrial-like: MSRIRLCRRSSCFLCPSSFTSPIQRPCFRRSSYIQPKSGLRLRHCSTTPMSRVRLHRRLLSSTSPPSPSWSPRDAFAAATERVRAGTLSRDDAHHMFDELFRQATPVPGRSLNGFLTALARATSSSACITDGPALALALFNRVCREQAGPRVVPLTVHTYSILMDCCCRARRPDLGLALFGCILRTGLKMDQITASTLLKCLCYADRTEEAVNVLLHRMSELGCVPDAVSYSIVLKALCDNSMSQRALDLLQMMAKQGGGCSPDVVAYNTVIQGFFKEGETGKACSLFHEMKRQGVVPSVATYNSIIDALCKARAMDKAELVLRQMTTDGAQPDTVTYSCMIHGYATLGRLKEAAKMFREMKKRGLIPNIVICNSFLASLCKHGRSKEAAEIFDSMTAKGHKPDIVSYCTLLHGYASEGCFADMIGLFNSMKSNGIAANCHVFTILIHAYAKRGMVDDAMLIFTEMQQQGVSPNVVTYSTVISAFSRMGRLTDAMEKFNQMVARGIQPNTAVYNSIIQGFCMHGGLVKAKELVSEMINKGIPRPDILFFSSVINSLCKDGRVMDAHDIFDLVTDIGERPDVITFNSLIDGYCLVGKMDKAFKILDAMEVVGVEPNIVTYSTLVNGYCKNRRIDDGLTLFREMLCKGVKPNTITYNIILDGLFRSGRTVAARKKFHEMIESGTTVTISTYGIILGGLCRNNCADEAIVLFQKLGAMNVKFSITILNTMINAMYKVQRKEEAKELFAAISDSGLLPNESTYGVMIKNLLKDGAVEDANNMFSSMEKSGIVPSSRLINGIIRLLLDNGEIAKAGNYLSKVDGKRILLEASTTSLMLSLFSRKGKYHEDMTLLPAKYQFFDGCS, encoded by the coding sequence ATGTCGCGCATCCGCCTCTGCCGCCGCTCCTCCTGCTTCCTCTGCCCATCCTCCTTTACCTCGCCGATTCAACGCCCCTGCTTCCGCCGCTCCTCCTACATCCAGCCAAAGTCcggcctccgcctccgccacTGCTCCACCACGCCGATGTCCCGCGTCCGCCTCCACCGCCGGctcctctcctccacctcgccgcccTCACCTTCCTGGTCTCCCCGCGACGCCTTTGCCGCGGCCACAGAGCGTGTGCGCGCAGGCACGCTCAGTCGAGACGACGCACACCACATGTTCGACGAATTGTTTCGTCAGGCCACCCCGGTCCCCGGCCGCTCCCTGAACGGCTTCCTTACCGCTCTCGCCCGTGCTACATCCTCTTCCGCGTGCATCACAGATGGCCCCGCCCTCGCCCTTGCTCTCTTCAACCGCGTGTGCCGGGAGCAAGCCGGCCCGCGGGTGGTGCCGCTCACAGTCCACACCTACAGCATCCTCATGGACTGCTGCTGCCGCGCGCGTCGCCCGGACCTAGGGCTTGCCTTATTCGGCTGTATCCTCAGGACGGGCTTGAAGATGGACCAAATCACCGCCAGCACCCTCCTCAAGTGCCTCTGCTACGCCGATCGTACGGAAGAGGCTGTCAACGTgctgcttcataggatgtccgaGCTCGGCTGTGTGCCTGATGCCGTCTCATACTCCATTGTTCTGAAGGCCTTATGCGACAATAGCATGAGCCAGCGGGCGCTTGACCTCCTCCAGATGATGGCGAAACAAGGAGGTGGCTGCTCCCCTGATGTGGTGGCGTATAACACGGTCATCCAAGGCTTTTTTAAGGAGGGCGAAACAGGGAAGGCATGCAGTCTATTCCATGAAATGAAGCGGCAAGGTGTTGTGCCCAGTGTGGCAACATATAACTCGATTATTGACGCGTTGTGCAAGGCCAGAGCAATGGACAAGGCAGAGCTAGTCCTTCGGCAGATGACTACCGATGGTGCTCAACCCGATACAGTGACATATAGTTGCATGATCCATGGATATGCCACGTTAGGGCGGTTGAAAGAGGCTGCTAAAATGTTCAGAGAAATGAAAAAACGGGGTCTTATACCAAATATTGTTATTTGCAACTCGTTCCTGGCCTCcctttgcaagcatggaagaAGCAAAGAAGCTGCAGAAATTTTTGATTCCATGACAGCCAAGGGCCACAAACCGGATATCGTCTCATACTGTACTTTGCTTCATGGGTATGCCAGTGAAGGATGCTTTGCTGATATGATTGGTCTCTTTAATTCAATGAAAAGCAATGGTATTGCAGCCAACTGCCATGTTTTCACCATATTAATCCATGCCTATGCTAAACGCGGAATGGTGGATGATGCAATGCTCATATTTACGGAAATGCAGCAACAAGGTGTGAGTCCAAATGTAGTCACATATTCAACTGTGATATCAGCATTTTCTAGAATGGGTAGGTTGACCGATGCCATGGAGAAATTTAATCAGATGGTTGCCAGGGGAATTCAACCGAACACAGCTGTTTATAACTCCATAATTCAGGGCTTTTGTATGCACGGTGGTTTGGTTAAAGCCAAGGAACTGGTTTCTGAAATGATAAACAAAGGTATTCCTCGTCCTGACATTCTGTTCTTCAGTTCAGTAATAAACAGTCTGTGCAAAGATggaagggttatggatgcacatgaTATCTTTGACTTGGTTACAGACATAGGTGAGAGGCCTGATGTCATTACATTTAATTCACTGATTGACGGATATTGCTTAGTCGGCAAAATGGATAAAGCATTTAAAATACTTGATGCCATGGAAGTAGTTGGTGTTGAGCCTAATATTGTTACTTACAGTACACTTGTTAATGGCTATTGTAAAAATAGAAGGATCGATGATGGTTTGACTCTGTTTAGAGAAATGTTGTGTAAGGGAGTTAAACCTAACACTATTACATACAACATCATACTGGATGGGTTGTTCCGTTCCGGGCGAACTGTTGCTGCAAGGAAAAAGTTCCATGAGATGATCGAAAGTGGAACAACAGTGACCATTTCCACATACGGTATAATACTTGGAGGTCTTTGTAGAAATAATTGTGCAGACGAAGCGATTGTCCTGTTCCAGAAATTAGGAGCAATGAATGTAAAGTTCAGTATTACAATACTCAATACCATGATTAATGCAATGTACAAGGttcaaagaaaagaagaagctaAGGAGTTGTTCGCTGCAATATCAGACAGTGGGTTGCTGCCTAATGAGTCTACTTACGGAGTAATGATAAAAAATCTTCTAAAAGATGGGGCAGTGGAAGATGCTAACAATATGTTTTCATCAATGGAGAAAAGTGGTATAGTCCCCAGCTCCCGTCTTATAAATGGTATCATCAGATTGCTGTTGGACAATGGTGAGATTGCCAAGGCTGGAAATTATTTGTCTAAAGTTGATGGGAAGAGGATCTTACTTGAAGCTTCAACTACTTCACTGATGCTGTCTCTGTTTTCAAGGAAAGGGAAATATCATGAGGATATGACATTGCTCCCTGCAAAGTATCAATTTTTCGATGGATGTAGTTGA